From a single Mus musculus strain C57BL/6J chromosome 12, GRCm38.p6 C57BL/6J genomic region:
- the Nt5c1b gene encoding cytosolic 5'-nucleotidase 1B isoform X6, whose amino-acid sequence MSQTSLKHKKKNEPGMRYSKESLDAEKRKDSDKTGARLSTQMRRAGYPNHSLRCCPMRYHHSCRRCLCAAEGTSPCRTIRIYIHMCLLWEQGRQITMIRGSQELPLHNTDSRGYVVRNQWSRTSRSPSTGAPSVDEPRSRNTAIKVEAPNSSTTSRTSSASPSQHETSPPPQTSEKSSIQQTPQNRPITQLESQPPTPPETEPNSRRTSAKMYTGSDPWAHRENREPRDLQLRDYAYSCDSREGMPKTREYPRTPPTEWKPYAQRRLQYGTSVDMEPEYISDGPQQRQRQQTEEDEVDEAYWTSVSMLYEKIPSCARPRPPKPKHAITIAVSSRALFNMVDDRKIYEEEGLEKYMEYQLTNENVILTPGPAFRFVKLTKSQRYLELLRKGFFILNLPL is encoded by the exons ATGAGTCAAACATCCTTGAAACACAAAAagaaa AATGAACCTGGAATGAGGTACTCAAAAGAGAGTCTagatgcagagaaaagaaaggattctGACAAAACTGGAGCTCGTCTGAGCACTCAG ATGAGGCGTGCAGGCTACCCGAATCACTCGCTGAGATGTTGCCCCATGCGGTATCACCACTCCTGTAGACGCTGCCTTTGTGCAGCTGAGGGAACTAGCCCCTGTCGCACAATACGTATTTATATTCACATGTGCCTGTTGTGGGAGCAGGGCCGGCAGATCACCATGATCAGG GGATCCCAAGAATTACCTCTGCATAATACAGACTCCCGAGGTTACGTTGTACGAAATCAGTGGTCCCGAACATCACGGAGCCCATCTACTGGAGCTCCATCAGTGGATGAGCCCAGAAGCAGGAATACTGCCATCAAGGTAGAG GCCCCTAACAGCTCCACTACCTCTCgaacttcctctgcctcccccagtCAACACGAGACCTCACCTCCACCTCAGACATCAGAGAAGTCCTCCATTCAACAGACCCCCCAGAACAGACCTATCACCCAGCTTGAATCACAACCTCCCACACCTCCGGAAACAGAGCCAAACTCGAGACGAACATCGGCGAAGATGTATACGGGCAGTGATCCGTGGGCGCACAGGGAAAACAGAGAGCCTAGAGACTTGCAGCTGAGGGACTATGCATACAGCTGTGACTCACGAGAAGGGATGCCCAAGACCCGAGAGTATCCGCGCACTCCTCCTACTGAGTGGAAGCCCTATGCCCAGCGTCGCCTCCAGTATGGCACCTCTGTGGACATGGAACCGGAATATATATCCGATGGCccgcagcagaggcagaggcagcagacagAGGAAGATGAGGTGGATGAGGCCTACTGGACATCTGTGAGCATGCTGTATGAGAAGATCCCCAGCTGTGCACGGCCCAGGCCG CCCAAACCCAAGCATGCCATCACCATTGCCGTCTCTTCTCGGGCACTTTTCAATATGGTAGATGACAGGAAAATCTACGAAGAGGAAGGTCTGGAGAAGTACATGGAGTATCAGCTCACCAACGAGAACGTCATCCTGACGCCAGGGCCAGCGTTCCGGTTTGTCAAG CTGACCAAGTCCCAAAGATATCTGGAATTGTTGAGAAAAGGATTTTTCATCCTGAATCTGCCATTATGA